The Sphaerospermopsis torques-reginae ITEP-024 genome has a window encoding:
- the bioD gene encoding dethiobiotin synthase has product MSNTLLITGTDTGAGKTFVTTALAAYWQKYRPQSRLGIMKPIQSGEGDKELYQSLFTLRQTPEELTPLYFQAPLAPPIAAAKENRTIDLGLVWQTLLKLQQRSDFLLVESLGGLGSPVTDELTVADLAGEWRLPTVLVVPVRLGAIAQAVANVALARQAKINLRGIVLNCTQPRFDEEIADLTPPELIESFTHIPVLGCLPYLEAPTNLELLAEVGSNLDWERLL; this is encoded by the coding sequence TTGTCAAACACATTACTAATTACAGGGACTGATACTGGGGCTGGTAAAACTTTTGTGACTACAGCCCTAGCAGCCTATTGGCAAAAATATCGCCCTCAAAGCCGCTTGGGGATTATGAAACCCATTCAATCTGGGGAGGGTGACAAGGAGTTATATCAGTCACTTTTTACACTACGTCAGACTCCAGAAGAACTCACGCCTTTGTATTTTCAAGCACCTTTAGCTCCACCCATTGCTGCTGCTAAGGAAAATCGGACTATAGATTTAGGTTTGGTTTGGCAAACTTTGTTAAAGTTGCAACAGCGAAGTGATTTTTTGTTGGTGGAATCTTTGGGAGGGTTAGGTTCACCAGTTACGGATGAATTGACGGTAGCTGATTTAGCGGGTGAATGGCGTTTACCTACGGTTTTAGTTGTACCTGTGCGATTAGGTGCGATCGCTCAAGCCGTGGCTAATGTAGCATTAGCAAGACAAGCTAAGATTAATTTGCGGGGAATTGTCCTTAATTGTACACAACCCCGATTTGATGAGGAAATAGCTGACTTAACACCACCGGAGTTAATTGAATCATTTACTCACATACCCGTTTTAGGTTGTTTACCTTATTTAGAAGCACCCACTAATTTAGAACTACTGGCGGAAGTTGGATCTAATTTAGATTGGGAAAGATTATTGTAG
- a CDS encoding ribose-phosphate pyrophosphokinase produces MNAHRGSAVLSSATLTMHPVTTGLTENHRLRLFSGSANLQLSQEVARYLGMDLGPMIRKRFADGELYVQIQESIRGCDVYLIQPTCQPVNDHLMELLIMIDACRRASARQITAVIPYYGYARADRKTAGRESITAKLVANLITQAGASRILAMDLHAAQIQGYFDIPFDHVYGSPVILDYIQSKQLHDVVVVSPDVGGVARARAFAKKLNDAPLAIIDKRRQAHNVAEVLNVIGDVRGKTAILVDDMIDTGGTITEGAKLLRHEGASQVYACATHAVFSPPAIERLSSGLFEEVIVTNTIPIPESNRFPQLVTLSVANLLGEAIWRIHEDSSLSSLFR; encoded by the coding sequence ATGAATGCACATCGAGGATCTGCTGTGCTGAGTTCTGCAACTTTGACAATGCACCCAGTCACCACAGGACTGACTGAAAATCACCGTCTGCGGCTGTTTTCTGGCTCTGCCAATTTACAATTATCCCAAGAAGTCGCTCGTTACCTGGGGATGGACTTGGGTCCAATGATTCGTAAAAGATTTGCGGATGGAGAACTGTATGTTCAAATCCAAGAATCTATTCGCGGTTGTGATGTCTATTTAATCCAGCCAACTTGCCAGCCAGTTAACGACCATTTAATGGAATTACTGATCATGATTGATGCTTGTCGTCGCGCATCAGCACGGCAAATTACCGCAGTAATTCCCTATTATGGTTATGCCCGCGCTGACCGCAAAACCGCAGGACGAGAATCTATCACCGCTAAACTGGTTGCTAACCTGATTACTCAAGCTGGTGCTAGTCGTATTCTTGCAATGGATTTACACGCAGCACAAATACAGGGGTATTTTGATATACCTTTTGATCATGTTTACGGTTCACCCGTAATACTGGATTATATACAGAGTAAACAACTACATGATGTTGTAGTTGTTTCCCCTGATGTGGGCGGTGTTGCCAGAGCCAGAGCATTTGCCAAAAAATTGAATGATGCACCTCTGGCAATCATTGATAAACGCCGTCAAGCTCACAACGTCGCTGAGGTTTTGAACGTCATCGGCGATGTCAGAGGCAAAACGGCAATTTTAGTAGATGACATGATTGATACAGGTGGAACAATTACCGAAGGGGCGAAATTACTCCGTCATGAAGGCGCTAGTCAAGTATATGCTTGTGCTACCCATGCAGTATTTTCACCGCCAGCGATTGAACGCTTATCAAGTGGCTTATTTGAGGAAGTGATAGTTACTAACACTATTCCTATTCCTGAAAGTAATCGTTTTCCTCAGTTAGTCACGCTGTCAGTTGCTAATTTACTTGGTGAGGCGATTTGGCGGATTCACGAAGATAGTTCATTAAGCAGCTTATTCCGTTAG